In a single window of the Populus alba chromosome 16, ASM523922v2, whole genome shotgun sequence genome:
- the LOC118036617 gene encoding APO protein 1, chloroplastic isoform X4 produces the protein MLHHMPTVSPSSWNPSYKGICPCVCAMFGLERLKKRELTISETIFCASQRPRQNPSIRKEKPIPQNVDFPPILPKKKKKPFPIPFKKIQKAAREDKKLAQMGIEKPLEPPKNGLLVPDLIPLAYEVLDAWKVLIKGVAQLLHTIPVYGCSECSEVHVALEGHQIKDCLGPTSRDRHSLHSWVRGSIDDILVPIESYHLYDPFGRRIKHETRFEYDRIPAVVELCIQAGVDIPEYPSRRRMKPIRMIGKKVIDRGGFLEEPKPWRLGNPSTPVDFDTYRANERFPPPLSEDIPRIAQETMDAYDFVRSGVMKLMKKYTVKACGYCSEVHVGPWGHNAKFCGAFKHQWRDGKHGWQDAIVDEVFPPNCVWHVRDPRGPPLRSALKRFYGKAPAVVEVCMQAGAQVPDRYKPMMRLDIIVPESDEAKLVA, from the exons ATGCTCCACCACATGCCAACCGTATCTCCTTCTTCATGGAATCCATCTTACAAGG GTATTTGCCCGTGTGTGTGTGCCATG TTTGGCCTTGAAAGGCTTAAGAAAAGGGAGCTGACAATTTCTGAGACTATCTTCTGTGCCAGCCAGAGACCCAGACAAAATCCCTCCATCAGGAAAGAAAAACCAATTCCTCAAAATGTGGATTTTCCACCCATACtgcctaagaaaaaaaagaaaccctttCCTATTCCATTCAAGAAGATCCAGAAGGCTGCCAGGGAGGATAAAAAACTTGCACAAATGGGCATTGAAAAGCCCCTTGAACCGCCGAAAAATGGCCTACTTGTCCCAGACCTGATTCCTCTTGCATATGAGGTACTGGATGCCTGGAAAGTTTTGATTAAAGGTGTTGCACAGCTCTTGCACACTATTCCTGTATATGGTTGCAG CGAATGCTCAGAAGTTCACGTGGCCCTGGAAGGTCACCAAATTAAGGACTGTCTAGGTCCAACCAGTAGGGACCGTCACAGCCTCCATTCATGGGTCAGGGGTTCAATCGATGACATACTTGTACCTATTGAGTCTTACCATCTCTATGACCCTTTTGGTAGGCGAATCAAGCACGAAACTCGGTTTGAGTATGACAGGATTCCAGCTGTTGTAGAACTCTGCATCCAAGCTGGTGTGGACATACCAGAGTATCCTTCACGCAGAAGAATGAAACCAATCAGAATGATCGGAAAGAAAGTGATCGATAGAGGTGGATTCCTTGAGGAGCCTAAGCCTTGGCGTCTGGGAAATCCATCTACTCCCGTGGATTTTGATACTTACAGGGCCAATGAACGATTTCCACCTCCTCTATCAGAAGATATACCAAGGATAGCACAGGAGACTATGGATGCATATGATTTTGTCAGATCAGGTGTGATGAAGTTAATGAAGAAATACACGGTGAAGGCATGTGGGTATTGCTCTGAGGTTCACGTGGGACCTTGGGGTCACAATGCTAAATTTTGTGGCGCATTCAAGCATCAATGGAGGGATGGAAAGCATGGCTGGCAAGATGCAATTGTTGACGAAGTTTTCCCTCCGAATTGTGTGTGGCATGTTAGAGATCCAAGAGGGCCTCCATTGAGGAGTGCACTGAAGAGGTTTTATGGCAAGGCTCCAGCTGTGGTTGAGGTGTGCATGCAAGCAGGTGCACAAGTCCCAGACCGATACAAGCCCATGATGAGGCTTGATATTATAGTTCCTGAAAGCGACGAGGCGAAATTAGTTGCATGA
- the LOC118036617 gene encoding APO protein 1, chloroplastic isoform X1 translates to MLHHMPTVSPSSWNPSYKGICPCVCAMVRKTPQISAPSSDNLRLKLQFGLERLKKRELTISETIFCASQRPRQNPSIRKEKPIPQNVDFPPILPKKKKKPFPIPFKKIQKAAREDKKLAQMGIEKPLEPPKNGLLVPDLIPLAYEVLDAWKVLIKGVAQLLHTIPVYGCSECSEVHVALEGHQIKDCLGPTSRDRHSLHSWVRGSIDDILVPIESYHLYDPFGRRIKHETRFEYDRIPAVVELCIQAGVDIPEYPSRRRMKPIRMIGKKVIDRGGFLEEPKPWRLGNPSTPVDFDTYRANERFPPPLSEDIPRIAQETMDAYDFVRSGVMKLMKKYTVKACGYCSEVHVGPWGHNAKFCGAFKHQWRDGKHGWQDAIVDEVFPPNCVWHVRDPRGPPLRSALKRFYGKAPAVVEVCMQAGAQVPDRYKPMMRLDIIVPESDEAKLVA, encoded by the exons ATGCTCCACCACATGCCAACCGTATCTCCTTCTTCATGGAATCCATCTTACAAGG GTATTTGCCCGTGTGTGTGTGCCATGGTGCGTAAAacacctcaaatttcagctccAAGCTCAGATAATCTTAGGTTGAAG TTGCAGTTTGGCCTTGAAAGGCTTAAGAAAAGGGAGCTGACAATTTCTGAGACTATCTTCTGTGCCAGCCAGAGACCCAGACAAAATCCCTCCATCAGGAAAGAAAAACCAATTCCTCAAAATGTGGATTTTCCACCCATACtgcctaagaaaaaaaagaaaccctttCCTATTCCATTCAAGAAGATCCAGAAGGCTGCCAGGGAGGATAAAAAACTTGCACAAATGGGCATTGAAAAGCCCCTTGAACCGCCGAAAAATGGCCTACTTGTCCCAGACCTGATTCCTCTTGCATATGAGGTACTGGATGCCTGGAAAGTTTTGATTAAAGGTGTTGCACAGCTCTTGCACACTATTCCTGTATATGGTTGCAG CGAATGCTCAGAAGTTCACGTGGCCCTGGAAGGTCACCAAATTAAGGACTGTCTAGGTCCAACCAGTAGGGACCGTCACAGCCTCCATTCATGGGTCAGGGGTTCAATCGATGACATACTTGTACCTATTGAGTCTTACCATCTCTATGACCCTTTTGGTAGGCGAATCAAGCACGAAACTCGGTTTGAGTATGACAGGATTCCAGCTGTTGTAGAACTCTGCATCCAAGCTGGTGTGGACATACCAGAGTATCCTTCACGCAGAAGAATGAAACCAATCAGAATGATCGGAAAGAAAGTGATCGATAGAGGTGGATTCCTTGAGGAGCCTAAGCCTTGGCGTCTGGGAAATCCATCTACTCCCGTGGATTTTGATACTTACAGGGCCAATGAACGATTTCCACCTCCTCTATCAGAAGATATACCAAGGATAGCACAGGAGACTATGGATGCATATGATTTTGTCAGATCAGGTGTGATGAAGTTAATGAAGAAATACACGGTGAAGGCATGTGGGTATTGCTCTGAGGTTCACGTGGGACCTTGGGGTCACAATGCTAAATTTTGTGGCGCATTCAAGCATCAATGGAGGGATGGAAAGCATGGCTGGCAAGATGCAATTGTTGACGAAGTTTTCCCTCCGAATTGTGTGTGGCATGTTAGAGATCCAAGAGGGCCTCCATTGAGGAGTGCACTGAAGAGGTTTTATGGCAAGGCTCCAGCTGTGGTTGAGGTGTGCATGCAAGCAGGTGCACAAGTCCCAGACCGATACAAGCCCATGATGAGGCTTGATATTATAGTTCCTGAAAGCGACGAGGCGAAATTAGTTGCATGA
- the LOC118036617 gene encoding APO protein 1, chloroplastic isoform X3, which yields MLHHMPTVSPSSWNPSYKGICPCVCAMLQFGLERLKKRELTISETIFCASQRPRQNPSIRKEKPIPQNVDFPPILPKKKKKPFPIPFKKIQKAAREDKKLAQMGIEKPLEPPKNGLLVPDLIPLAYEVLDAWKVLIKGVAQLLHTIPVYGCSECSEVHVALEGHQIKDCLGPTSRDRHSLHSWVRGSIDDILVPIESYHLYDPFGRRIKHETRFEYDRIPAVVELCIQAGVDIPEYPSRRRMKPIRMIGKKVIDRGGFLEEPKPWRLGNPSTPVDFDTYRANERFPPPLSEDIPRIAQETMDAYDFVRSGVMKLMKKYTVKACGYCSEVHVGPWGHNAKFCGAFKHQWRDGKHGWQDAIVDEVFPPNCVWHVRDPRGPPLRSALKRFYGKAPAVVEVCMQAGAQVPDRYKPMMRLDIIVPESDEAKLVA from the exons ATGCTCCACCACATGCCAACCGTATCTCCTTCTTCATGGAATCCATCTTACAAGG GTATTTGCCCGTGTGTGTGTGCCATG TTGCAGTTTGGCCTTGAAAGGCTTAAGAAAAGGGAGCTGACAATTTCTGAGACTATCTTCTGTGCCAGCCAGAGACCCAGACAAAATCCCTCCATCAGGAAAGAAAAACCAATTCCTCAAAATGTGGATTTTCCACCCATACtgcctaagaaaaaaaagaaaccctttCCTATTCCATTCAAGAAGATCCAGAAGGCTGCCAGGGAGGATAAAAAACTTGCACAAATGGGCATTGAAAAGCCCCTTGAACCGCCGAAAAATGGCCTACTTGTCCCAGACCTGATTCCTCTTGCATATGAGGTACTGGATGCCTGGAAAGTTTTGATTAAAGGTGTTGCACAGCTCTTGCACACTATTCCTGTATATGGTTGCAG CGAATGCTCAGAAGTTCACGTGGCCCTGGAAGGTCACCAAATTAAGGACTGTCTAGGTCCAACCAGTAGGGACCGTCACAGCCTCCATTCATGGGTCAGGGGTTCAATCGATGACATACTTGTACCTATTGAGTCTTACCATCTCTATGACCCTTTTGGTAGGCGAATCAAGCACGAAACTCGGTTTGAGTATGACAGGATTCCAGCTGTTGTAGAACTCTGCATCCAAGCTGGTGTGGACATACCAGAGTATCCTTCACGCAGAAGAATGAAACCAATCAGAATGATCGGAAAGAAAGTGATCGATAGAGGTGGATTCCTTGAGGAGCCTAAGCCTTGGCGTCTGGGAAATCCATCTACTCCCGTGGATTTTGATACTTACAGGGCCAATGAACGATTTCCACCTCCTCTATCAGAAGATATACCAAGGATAGCACAGGAGACTATGGATGCATATGATTTTGTCAGATCAGGTGTGATGAAGTTAATGAAGAAATACACGGTGAAGGCATGTGGGTATTGCTCTGAGGTTCACGTGGGACCTTGGGGTCACAATGCTAAATTTTGTGGCGCATTCAAGCATCAATGGAGGGATGGAAAGCATGGCTGGCAAGATGCAATTGTTGACGAAGTTTTCCCTCCGAATTGTGTGTGGCATGTTAGAGATCCAAGAGGGCCTCCATTGAGGAGTGCACTGAAGAGGTTTTATGGCAAGGCTCCAGCTGTGGTTGAGGTGTGCATGCAAGCAGGTGCACAAGTCCCAGACCGATACAAGCCCATGATGAGGCTTGATATTATAGTTCCTGAAAGCGACGAGGCGAAATTAGTTGCATGA
- the LOC118036617 gene encoding APO protein 1, chloroplastic isoform X2, whose protein sequence is MLHHMPTVSPSSWNPSYKGICPCVCAMVRKTPQISAPSSDNLRLKFGLERLKKRELTISETIFCASQRPRQNPSIRKEKPIPQNVDFPPILPKKKKKPFPIPFKKIQKAAREDKKLAQMGIEKPLEPPKNGLLVPDLIPLAYEVLDAWKVLIKGVAQLLHTIPVYGCSECSEVHVALEGHQIKDCLGPTSRDRHSLHSWVRGSIDDILVPIESYHLYDPFGRRIKHETRFEYDRIPAVVELCIQAGVDIPEYPSRRRMKPIRMIGKKVIDRGGFLEEPKPWRLGNPSTPVDFDTYRANERFPPPLSEDIPRIAQETMDAYDFVRSGVMKLMKKYTVKACGYCSEVHVGPWGHNAKFCGAFKHQWRDGKHGWQDAIVDEVFPPNCVWHVRDPRGPPLRSALKRFYGKAPAVVEVCMQAGAQVPDRYKPMMRLDIIVPESDEAKLVA, encoded by the exons ATGCTCCACCACATGCCAACCGTATCTCCTTCTTCATGGAATCCATCTTACAAGG GTATTTGCCCGTGTGTGTGTGCCATGGTGCGTAAAacacctcaaatttcagctccAAGCTCAGATAATCTTAGGTTGAAG TTTGGCCTTGAAAGGCTTAAGAAAAGGGAGCTGACAATTTCTGAGACTATCTTCTGTGCCAGCCAGAGACCCAGACAAAATCCCTCCATCAGGAAAGAAAAACCAATTCCTCAAAATGTGGATTTTCCACCCATACtgcctaagaaaaaaaagaaaccctttCCTATTCCATTCAAGAAGATCCAGAAGGCTGCCAGGGAGGATAAAAAACTTGCACAAATGGGCATTGAAAAGCCCCTTGAACCGCCGAAAAATGGCCTACTTGTCCCAGACCTGATTCCTCTTGCATATGAGGTACTGGATGCCTGGAAAGTTTTGATTAAAGGTGTTGCACAGCTCTTGCACACTATTCCTGTATATGGTTGCAG CGAATGCTCAGAAGTTCACGTGGCCCTGGAAGGTCACCAAATTAAGGACTGTCTAGGTCCAACCAGTAGGGACCGTCACAGCCTCCATTCATGGGTCAGGGGTTCAATCGATGACATACTTGTACCTATTGAGTCTTACCATCTCTATGACCCTTTTGGTAGGCGAATCAAGCACGAAACTCGGTTTGAGTATGACAGGATTCCAGCTGTTGTAGAACTCTGCATCCAAGCTGGTGTGGACATACCAGAGTATCCTTCACGCAGAAGAATGAAACCAATCAGAATGATCGGAAAGAAAGTGATCGATAGAGGTGGATTCCTTGAGGAGCCTAAGCCTTGGCGTCTGGGAAATCCATCTACTCCCGTGGATTTTGATACTTACAGGGCCAATGAACGATTTCCACCTCCTCTATCAGAAGATATACCAAGGATAGCACAGGAGACTATGGATGCATATGATTTTGTCAGATCAGGTGTGATGAAGTTAATGAAGAAATACACGGTGAAGGCATGTGGGTATTGCTCTGAGGTTCACGTGGGACCTTGGGGTCACAATGCTAAATTTTGTGGCGCATTCAAGCATCAATGGAGGGATGGAAAGCATGGCTGGCAAGATGCAATTGTTGACGAAGTTTTCCCTCCGAATTGTGTGTGGCATGTTAGAGATCCAAGAGGGCCTCCATTGAGGAGTGCACTGAAGAGGTTTTATGGCAAGGCTCCAGCTGTGGTTGAGGTGTGCATGCAAGCAGGTGCACAAGTCCCAGACCGATACAAGCCCATGATGAGGCTTGATATTATAGTTCCTGAAAGCGACGAGGCGAAATTAGTTGCATGA
- the LOC118036627 gene encoding cell wall / vacuolar inhibitor of fructosidase 2, translating into MVSRPSPPRLLHSISLLLLLLLSIFHASDAATALVDKVCKQTSSYPFCVRSLYSDSRTPEADEYTLAYISVGVAYNNATSTQHYISDQLRSIEVNGSSHHDQQQRLQMCSRGYQRAVSALTMAHNDLDSETFFELARLAAKASSGANDCKAAFKGVPSPTALAKGNQDLVHLCEICGVVAKLFTVM; encoded by the coding sequence atggtgtCTCGCCCCTCCCCCCCTCGTCTTCTTCACTCTATCTCCTTGttgctccttcttcttctctccatATTCCATGCCTCTGATGCAGCGACTGCCCTAGTGGACAAGGTTTGCAAACAAACTTCAAGTTATCCATTCTGCGTGCGCTCTCTCTACTCCGACTCGCGAACCCCAGAAGCTGATGAGTACACGCTGGCTTACATTTCAGTCGGGGTAGCTTACAACAACGCTACCTCCACCCAACATTACATATCTGATCAGCTCAGGTCAATCGAGGTCAATGGCTCTAGCCACCACGATCAGCAGCAGCGTCTCCAAATGTGCAGCCGCGGTTACCAAAGGGCTGTTTCAGCTCTGACAATGGCCCACAATGACCTGGACTCCGAGACCTTCTTCGAATTGGCTAGGCTGGCAGCCAAAGCCTCTAGCGGTGCTAATGATTGCAAGGCTGCTTTCAAGGGAGTTCCTTCACCAACAGCGCTAGCCAAAGGGAACCAAGACTTGGTGCATCTTTGTGAAATTTGTGGTGTTGTTGCTAAATTATTTACTGTAATGTGA